The DNA segment GCAGAGGGAGGTGACTTGGCAGCTTCCTGTGTCCTGGCATCCTGCTCCGAGCCCTCATGAACAGCCCCCAGGAGCCCAGCCTCTCCAtccttccccatctctccccaagCAGGTTTGAAGACTTCCTGGCCCGGAAGTGGTCCTCGGAGAAGCGGTTTGGCCTGGAGGGCTGTGAGGTCATGATTCCTGCCCTCAAGACCATCATCGACAAATCCAGCGAGATGGGGATCGAGAATGTCATCCTGGGGATGCCACACAGGTGGGCCCTTCTCCTCCCTGCCTCAGCTTTGTGCATTCTCCTTCAGGCCCAGCAAGCTGAGGTGGATAGGCTTTGAAAATCAGAGCAGGGGTGTTGGTGGGACCTGGGGATAGAGGCAAAGTGGTCTAGAAAGTTATCAgaggccctgggccctgggccatCACAGAAAGCACGTGGCCAAAGCCACATGGAACCAGGCTCTCGTAAACTCAGTTTCTCTCTCACCATGTTGCTGTTGTCCCCAGGAGTATTGAGGTTACAGAAGAGGGGTATATCATGCTACTTGAGGTTCCTGTGGACAAGGAGATGCGGAGGGGCACATCCCAGGGAAGTGAGGGCAGAGCCTGGGCAGGTGGCCTCAGGTTCGCATCCCCTGGTGGGAGGTCTCTGGAGGTGAGCCGAGGGTCTCTTTCCCCGGCTGCGAGCTGGCCACACATTTCCCTGTGACCTTGATAAAGACTTGGAAGGCTGGTCTGGCCACTGGGCAGTTACCTCTGAGGTGGAGCCTGTGGGCTAATGAGGAGTACAGCCAAGGTGGCCACGGGTCCTGCTGAATGGGCTGGAAGAGGACGTGCTGAGCAGTCTGGGGGGCAAAGCCCCTTCATTTCCTGTGCCTGTTTCCAGCTGCTCACAGGTGGGCCAGCCCCGGACTGCATCAGCACCAGGGGCATCAGGATGCAGTGTGAGGAGGGTCCCCACCCTGTGGGCTGGCCTCCTGGGAGCCCGAACTTTGCCACACAGGCTCCGCGCTCTGGGGGTCCCAGAAATGCCTGGTGTCTGGTCAGAGGGTCGTGCAGAGCTGGCCCTGTGGTCTGAGGAGGCATGGGCACATGTGGCTTCAGTAGAACCGTGGGAGAGGATGGTGCTGGGCCGTCAGGCAGCTCTGGGACTGGGTGGTGGTGCTGGGCAGGCTCCTGGACTGAGGAGGGCTCCGGAGCAAGGGCTGCCCTCGGCCAGGCCTCCGTATTTGGGGAGGGGCCTTTGAGGCCGGAGTCTTTGCCCAGAGGGGCTGAGGATTGTTCATAGGGCTCCTGTGGTCCCACAGCCCTGCCGCCACAGAGCAGGAGAGGGGCCCGCTGGAAGAGCGCTGCCCTTCTGTCACTGGGCCGTGTGGGGCTGGAGGTCAGGGTGtgagcaggcctggggctggcGTCCGCTGGTAGTGTATGGGGAGCGGGTTTGGAGTCATGTCCTGTGCCCCCATCAGGCTGGTGCCCACCCCTGAATAGATTGCCCCCGATGGGAAGTTCAGGCTGGACTGGAGAATCCCTGGGCCTGGCTgctttcctccccccacccctcagtcCTCACTCAGCTCCTCTGGACAGGTCCTCTGGTGACTCCTGATCTTAGGGGCAGTCCAGTCCCCTCTTCCCTATGCTTATCACTTCCGTATcactgggctggggtggggagccaTGTGTGAGCAGCTGTGATTCGTTAGCAGCTTGGGGTCAAGGTGCTGGGTTGGGCTCAGCTTTTGGTTGGGGAGAGGGGTGAGTAGACACCCTGCCATGAGGCTGGGTGGCTCCCTGCTCGCGAGGGCCTCCTGAGTCTGAGTTGTAGGGGGGGATGCCTGCCTGCCCAGGGGGGCCGTCCAGCTGGATCCACTCACACGTCTTGTAGATTGAGGCGGGATGAGAGGGCGGGGCCTTCCAGCCCCGATGCTAATTCTGATAGGTCCCAGGTGGGCAGGGAGCATGGTAAGAGCCCTGCCCCCTCTGGCTCCAGGGGCAGGCTGAATGTGCTGGCCAACGTCATCCGCAAGGACCTGGAGCAGATCTTCTGCCAGTTTGACCCCAAGCTGGAGGCGGCGGATGAGGTGGGTGCCAGGCCAGGCCCCAGAGCCTCTGGAGAGCTGGGTATTTGGGAGGTGGACTGGAGAGGGCCTGGGCCAGGAGCTTGCAGGCTCAGACAGACCTTGAGGTGGACGGACATGCAGAAGAgtgggagagaggctgggggtGTCTGTGTGAGGCCCCTAAGGTGTTTTGGAGCCAAGTGCTATGATCTCCAACAGCTGGGAGAGCCCTCAGGTAATCTGGGCTAACCTCCCTCTTTCCAGCTAGggggactgaggcccagagaggtgtgCAGGGAAGTGCCTGAAGTTATTCAGTTCAGCTCATGTGGCCATACCTCTGTGCCCAGGGTCCTGTCTACCTGCCCTGAAGGGCTGCCTCACTCACTTGTTTGACCAGCACAGCGTTGGGAGGTCAGGACGGTTTCCTGTGCCCACCGATGAGCAGAGAGAACATTCTTCTGCCCTCACCCCCTTCCTGGCACGTATACGTGTCATGTATGCCTCACACCCCACGCCTCTGCCCATGCTGGGCCCTCAGCCAGATGGCCttcctctcttctgctctctGCCTGTTTCCCAGCCCTGCCCGTCTTCCCTTCTAGTGACTTTCCTGGTCCTCCAGGCAGCAATCCTGTCTGTCCCTCCTCTGTGCCTCCTTTCCCAGCAGATCCGTCTCTACTCTGGCCTTCTCCATCGCGcgtacgtgcgtgtgtgtgtgtgtgtgtgtgtgtgtgtgtgtgtctgttttcccTTCCAGGCTGGTAGCAGGGTGATGGCAGGGACCTCATTCCCCAAGCCCCAGGGCTCAGCACAGGTGCATGGTTTGTTAAAATGAACCACATTAAATGACTGCTCCAAAATCATCTAGCACATTAGGCCAGAGCAGGACTAGAATCCACATCTGCTGGCTCCCAATCCAGAATCTTCCCGCCATCATGTTCATTTTGCTCAAGCACCttcatctttctgagcctcagtttgctcttctgtaaaatggggataaaagttCCTGCCCCCAGAATGGTTGTGAGGAATCAGAGACGACATGTGAGTAAACTGTAAAACCTGGCCAAAGGACACTTTaaacaaatttacttttttttaatagaaaaagaaatgtgagcATCGTTTGAAGAAAAGATTACACAATGAGAGTGTTTCCCTTCTGAGACCCCTTTCGTGCTCCCCATAGGCTCTGCTGTGGTCAGTTTTTGTGTTAAAGTGTGTACTTCCAGAAATGTTCCATGCAGTGCAAACACACATATGTGTCCAgtacagctttatttgtaaaaagCCAGGGGAGCAGCTCATGATGCCGCTGGCCACCTTGCTGTTTTCACTTAATGAGCTGTCACTGTTTCAGAGCTGCACACAGAGCTCCCCGAGCTTCGAGTGCCCCTCCGGTTTCTGCTGTCTCCCGTTGATGAGCATTAGGTGGTGGAATGAGTGTCTTTGCACACATGTGTGCGTGCAGTTTTAGATGGTGTCCGAGAAATGCAGTGGCTGGAGCTGAGGAGGTAGGACTGAATTGCCCTCCAAAGAGCTTGCAGACAGCAGCGAGCCCACACGCTGTATGCGAGGGTCCCAGGCCTTACTCTGTCCAACCTTTCCATCTTTGCCAATGTGATAGGTCCAAAAGTCACTGCAtttgaacatatttctctgtttcgAATTTGAGCGTCTTTTCACATGTTTAAGTCATGGGTGCCTTTTTCTGTAAATTCCTTTTCCTGgcttttactcatttttctatGGGTTTTTTGGGCTTTATCTCACTGATTTGTAAaagtgccttatgtattgaaggaGTTAGCCCTTTGCCTGCATTTGTCTGATAAATATTTTCCcagcttgatttttttcccctaatactGTGCATGGATCTTCTTCCCCCATGGCAAATATATTAGATTTTAGCTGTCTTATCCTTTATGGCTTCTGAGGTTTGTACATTGTTTAGGAAGACATTCCCTACTCCAAGATCATAAAGTATGTCATGTTTTCGCCTGATACTATGGCTTTGTCTGTTGCGTGTACATTTTTGGTTACTTTGGTGTAAGGAGTTAGGTACGGGTCCTGCTCCAGTGTGTGCCCAGAGGCCTAGCCCGTGGTCTCAATGCCACTTAAGAGCCGCCCTTCATTTCTGTGCCTTCACTGCTGCTGGCTGGCCCCTTCCTACGGGTGCCTTACCCCTTCCCCACTCTGCCATCATTAATGTGGAGAGCATGGTTGTTGATAATGTGGAGGGGCTCTGATAAGGGAGCCAAGGCCCAGGGAACCTGCCTCCCTTTCTTAGGCCAGCCTGGAGGGCAAGAAGGGCATTGTGCTGGGTTTGGGGGAAGGATGCAGGTGTGAGTCAGGGACAAAACAGCCTTCCCAGGGAGCAGAATCCAGGGAGTGTCCCAGCGCCACTGTAAGCTTGCATGTctgggatggggttggggggaggttcATCACAGGCCACCTCAACCTTCAGGGCTCTGGAGATGTCAAATATCACCTCGGCATGTACCACGAGAGGATCAACCGAGTCACAAACAGGAACATCACTCTGTCGCTCGTGGCCAACCCCTCCCACCTGGAAGCTGTGGACCCCGTGGTGCAGGGGAAGACGAAGGCAGAGCAGTTCTACCGCGGGGATGCTCAGGGCAAGAAGGTGAGCTTGCCTGGGCCCTGAGGTCCTGGGTTCTGAGGGGTGAGCTCCGAGGGGTAGGCTCTGAAtctctgaagtccaggagcagggctgggctgCATGGGCTGGGGCATGGGGGCCCCTCCTGGCTTATATCCTGTCCTGCAGGTCATGTCCGTCCTGGTCCATGGGGACGCCGCCTTCGCTGGCCAGGGTGTGGTCTATGAGACCTTCCACCTGAGTGACCTGCCCTCTTACACCACCAACGGTACCGTGCACGTCGTCGTCAACAACCAGGTGAGGGCCTGGGCTGTGTGCTGGGCCCTGTCAGTGTCATCCATCCCTAAATCCAGACAGCACTTTGAGGGGAGGAGTGAGGCGGTTCTGGGTTTAACCCCCCTGCTCTGCTACTTACCAgagtgtgacttcaggcaagatGCCTGATCTCTCAGCCTCGGTTTCCTGGTCTGTGGAACTGGGAGGTGTATAcatctgtctgtgtctgtctctgtctctgtgtctctctgtccttccctccgcagccccctccccccatattATATATGTGAGAAAGCAGTAAGGACAGAAGAAGATGGGTATAACCAGCACCTAGCACCGAGGCTGGACATGTAACTGGAAGCTGCCTTGAGCTCCATGTGACCCAGGCAGTCTTAGAACACAACTCTCACagcctttgcttttaaaaaaggtAGCTGTGGTTAATAACAGCTCTTCTTCTGAGCCTGTAAAGCCCTGGGTTGACTACCTTATTCGCAtattaagtcatttaaccttcacagtataaccctgtgaggtaggaattTAATGAGCCCTTTTAAtcgatgaggaaacaggctttgGGAATTAAGTACCTGGCCCAAGATTGTACAGTTAGTAACTGGTGAGACTGGGTTTTACCCCAACTtgctctccccactcccactgtGTAAAAATGACTGCAGGAGAAAGAGCAGGCACAATTCCCCTGGTGTTACTGCCGTCCCCGTGGGACCCGCAGCTATGTCTGATTTCGAGGTCATCCACTGTTACCCCGTCATGTCCCCTGCACCTCCTGAGCACACCCGATGGACCTCGAGGCAAAGGcgcccctcccctggccccctgGCCCTCTGGTCTCCCAGGCGGCGGCTGCTGTCTAGCTCTCAGTGCCTCCTGCTTCTGCAGATCGGCTTCACCACGGACCCCAGGATGGCCCGCTCCTCACCATACCCCACCGACGTGGCCCGTGTGGTCAACGCGCCCATCTTCCATGTGAATGCAGACGACCCAGAGGCCGTGATATATGTGTGCAGTGTGGCGGCCGAGTGGAGGAACACCTTCAATAAAGACGTCGTGGTGGACCTGGTAGGTCTGGGGGACTGAGGTGGAGGTGCTCGGACTGTCCCTGCCGTGGCACGTGCGCCGGGTCTGCAACATCTTTGGTAGTCGGGGCTGAGCGGCAGGTTTAGAACCGCTGAGCACCATCTCTGcggaggcctgggggtggggcgtTTGGCGATGGGTCGTAGTGGGGGCTGGTGAGGCCTCACGGGATGTGGCCTGCCAGGTGTGCCCCAGCTGTGCAGTGATTGTGCCAGCCACACCGCCTGGGCGCGGGGACCCACCCTCTGTCCCTGCAGGTCTGTTACCGCCGGCGTGGCCATAATGAGATGGACGAGCCCATGTTCACGCAGCCGCTCATGTACAAGCAGATCCACAGGCAGGTGCCTGTGCTGAAGAAGTATGCAGACAAGCTCATCGCCGAGGGCGCAGTGACCCTGCAGGAATTCGAGGTGGGCCCCGTCAGTGCCTGGGATCAGCCTTGCTGGAGCTGAGACCCTGAGGCAGTTGCTGATGTCACCAGCCCAGTGCTGGGCACTGGCGATTTATAGAAGTAGCCAGTATGGTCCTTGTCCCCAGTAGCCCCCAGGTATCAAGGGGGCAGAGGACCAAAGACATGTACAGCCTGTGGGATGCAGTGAATGCTGCAATGCATGGAAGCCCGTCCTCCGGCCAgagtccaggaaggcttcctgtagGAGGTAGCCCTGAGCCGGGTTTGTCCCTGTAGTTATCTGTGGATGTGCTTGTCGTCCCGCCTTCAGGGAGCTCTCAGGGCAAGGACTATGAGTCTTTCCTGCATTCCCCGAAGTCCCTTGCTGAGTGGAATCACCTGAACTCTTTCCAGGATTCCCCTGCACTCTGGGACTTTTATCTCTGGCCTTAAGGTCCCTGTGGGCCAGTGGGCAGACAGTTCCTCTATAATGTGGTGAGAGGGACCAGGGTTTATTGAGTCTGGGTTGACTCAGCCTCTGGCTGCCCAGGGCATCGCTGCCTCAATCCAGGCCTTCACCCTGATTTCAGGAAGAAATCGCCAAATATGACCGGATCTGTGAGGAGGCGTTTGGCAGGTCCAAGGATAAAAAGATCCTGCATATAAAGCACTGGCTGGACTCCCCGTGGCCTGGTGAGTGAGCAGCGTGTGGCTGAGAGTGATTTGCCTGGGCCCTGGGCTCTGGCACTGGGACCAGGACTGGAGCGATCCTGAATGAGGGCAGTTGCTGCCCAGCCCAGAGGCTGCGGGCTTTGTCCCTGAGACCCCTGAGGCTGTGTGGGGCTGATTCCTGCAGGTGGGGTAGGCGGGAGTAGAGGGAGATAGCGTCGCCCTCAGGACACACGTGATGAGCTGCTTCCGGGAAAGGGCTGTGGGTCAGGGAGGGTGGACGGCAAAGAGGAgtgggccctgggggaggggtgctcaGCGGGCCTCTCTGGGGCGGAGCTAGATGGCTGTGACCCTGGGTCCAGGGAGGGGCCTCGCAGGCGCCGGAGGGGAGGATGTTGGGTGGGTGCTGTCAGCTGTCCCAGTTCCCCAGGATGGGCTCAGGGTTTGAGTGCCACTGGGGTTAAGGGAGAGGTGGGCCCCTGAGTCCTGGGGAGACAGCCTGGCCAGGGGAGCTGAGGCCCCACTGCCACACACAAGTCACAGAGCCTCTGCCCTCTCAGGCTTCTTCACTGTGGACGGGGAGCCCAAGAGCATGACATGCCCAGCCACGGGTATTCCAGAGGACATGCTGACCCACATTGGTGAAGTGGCCAGCTCTGTGCCCCTGGAGGACTTTCAGATCCACACGGGTGAGGTTGCTCTGCAGGCTCCAGCATGGGCCACTGTCCCAGACGTCGTGCCCCAAGGGAGATGGCATCAGGAGTCAGGGAGGCCTGGCCCTCATCTTGACTTGGTCTTGGGTAGATCAGCGGAGCCCTCAGTGCCTCCTTTGTGCCCCATGAGGTGCCTGTGTTAACAGCTCCTCTCAGGGTGAGCAGATGTGGGTACCACGCTCCCAGCTGGGTGCTGGTGACCAGGCTTCTGTGGGGCATCTTGTGTTTTCCCAGTGCCTTTGCCGGGGGCATCCCTGCATCAGGCAGAAGGAGAGCAGGGAAAGAAGGGCTTCCCATGGAGGGGGCGGTTGGGCCTAGAAAGTTGGGCGGCAAGAGTGCTGGGCTGGGTGGATGACAGAGGGCGACCCTGGGCTAGTAGGTGGTCACTGGCTGCGCCTCTTGGCCACGATGGTGGCCATCGTGGCCTCTGCTCAGGCAGCCTGGAGGGCCCCCGCGATGGTAGTGGGGCCCCTGTGCACCCTCTGAGCAGCCTGTGGGCGTTTCAAGAGGATTCCTCCACATGTGCGTGGAGGCCCAGGTGTCTTGGGGCACCGGCTCTGTGCAGTCACACGGGGTCTGTGTGGGTGTAGGGCTGATGGGAGCCCAGCCTGGGCCGGGTGCCTGGGCTCAGATCCAAGCACCTTCATAGCTATGTGATCGTGAGTAAATGACTTCCTTCTTCTGAGCCTGTCTTCTCATCTAGGGGTGGGAGAAGTTGGTACCTCTCCCGTGGGCTTGTGAGAAATGTCCCTGAATCAACGAATGCAGCGTATGCATGTGGCGGATGCTCGCCTAATGGTGCCTGCTCCTTCctgcagggagggaggctggtggGGATGCAGGCTCAGGCCGGCCCGGTGTGTTGGCTGGAGTGGTGATGCTGGAGGAGGGGCCTCCTGCGTTCTGCCGGGGCCCTGCTCGGTGGGAGGGGTGTACACGGAGTGTATACACACCCGGCCCAGGTCCCAGGGACTACGGCTGTCCCAGATGGGGTGGCCAAGCCCCTGTGGCCCTCAGGCTGGCCCTCCCCTCCCGCAGGCCTCTCTCGCATCCTGCGGGGCCGTGCGGACATGACCAGGAAGAGGACAGTGGACTGGGCGCTGGCAGAGTACATGGCCTTTGGCTCCCTGCTCAAGGAAGGCATCCATGTGCGGCTCAGTGGGCAGGACGTGGAGAGGGGCACATTCAGGTGAGGGTGGGGGGCTCTGGGCCCTAGGCCCTATGGGCATTAGCCTTGTGCCTGGGGGGAGCTGAGAGCTCAGCTGTGCTGGGGTTCTCTCACAGTCGGCCCAGGGCCTCTGGAGTGGAGtggcccttccttctcttcctagaCCTTGTCTGGGAAGCCAAGGAGGTGTTCTCAGGTAACTCCATCAGCACGCTAGCCCCCACCCTTGGGCCAAGCTGTCTGAGGGCTGCTAggcctcctctctgtccccacgGGGCCAGCGTGCAGAGCTGACTGCTTGGCCCAAGCTGTTGGTTGATGTCAGGCCTTGTGGTTATCTATGGTCCTCAAGATCCtttgtttctcttctgtgaaCTACTGTCAAGCCAGCTCCCCGCCACCATCTTGATTGTTCGCAGttgggttttgagtccagatgaGGGACTTTACACTTGCCGGTTGTCCTCATTATGTTTCCTCTGTTTGGGACCCCAGATGTTTGGGATCTCAACTCTGTCTCTGCTATGTTAGTGAGTCCTGGAGGTGTGGCTTCCAGTATTCGACAGGCCATCTTTCCCACATCCCACTCCCTCATCACTGCTGGCCCTGCTCCAACCAGGGTACAGAGGGCCACTCCACTGCACCCTGAGTTGCATGTCAGTCCTCACAAGGCTTGGGGTTTGGCCAGGGGGGCCCCCCTTATGCACAGGAATTCCTGCCTCCTGTAAACCTGGACAGGGCAGGTGAAGGTGGTAAAGGGGCTGGCAGGATGGGCAGGGAGATGGTGCCCCTGGGGTGTGGCCTCCTAGGGTCTCAGGCTCCACCCAGCATTTGGGAGGTCGGCAAGGCAGGTCTCATCGGATCCCTCCTTAGGTGAGAAGCTGAGACTCTCATGCCTGTGCTCCAAGACCCCCAGGGCATGTGTGAGGGCACCAGTGGGAGGGGAGGCTGCCCGGAGGAGGGACCAGATCGCTCTGGCTTTCCACGGCCTTCTTGGTGTCGCCATCCTGTGGGACTTTGCCTGGTGTCCTGCTCAGTCTGCCCGCCTCCCATCCCTTCCTGATCTGTGTCTCTGCAGTCACCGGCACCACGTTCTCCATGACCAGGAAGTTGACCGGAGGACGTGCGTCCCCATGAACCACCTCTGGCCTGACCAGGCCCCCTACACTGTGTGCAACAGCTCCCTCTCGGAGTACGGAGTTCTGGGTGGGTCAGAACTCTGCCTGCAGGACGGGCGGGCCCTGAGATGCTTGGGGACCAGAGAGGGTCTTGCACCTCAGggtgtctgtttttgttgttttgaccgtggtctggggctgggaggggccgaAGAGGCTCAGAGGCCCCTGGGTGGACCTGAGTCCTCGGACAGCCCTGAGGGACAGTGGTTGGGCTGCCCCCACCTGAGGCCACATCAGAGATGAGGTCCTGTCCCATCTGGCCCCTCAGAGAGCCCAGATGGTGGGGGGGCACTctggcctgggtgggagctctGGATACCAGAGCCTGTCCCTGGGCAACAGTGGGCCCAGACAGAAAACCCCATCGAGTCCACTGAGTGCTGCTGCCACTGACCGGCCCTGAGCCTGGCCTGGCCACCTCCACGTTCCTGACCTCTGTCTTGCCCTCTGTGCCACCACACCCAGCAGCCCCGTCTCGAGGCCCCTCCCTAGACTCTGGTCTCCCCAGACTGCCCCCCTGCACTCTCCCTTGGCTTGACCTTTAGCtggcctgcttcctccctccccgcTTCCTCCCAGAAGCGGGAACCCCCCGAGACTGGACACCGCTTCTGGGGAGCTGCCTCTGGGGCTGTTCCTACCCATTCCCCTCAGCAGACCCGCCATATTTGGGGGGCCCCTTGGCAGATGGGCCCTGCCGCCTCCCCAGGGTGTCTTTGGAGTTGACTCCTGGCCTACATAAGGCTGAAGCTGGCTGTACTTGAGGTCAGGGCTGAGAGTGGCATCTCTGGGTGTGTTGTCGGCGGCCAGGAAGGGAGATCCTGGCCTTTGGGCGCCAAGGAGTCCCCGGGCGCTTCTGTCCTGCTGGGAGGGACGGGCGGGGCAGGCGGCACGTGGGAGGAAGGGCTGGGTCTGGCCGGAGCCACCACCACTTGGGGACCGCATGTGGTAGGCTCTGCCTCGGCGTCTCCCGTTTAGGCTTCGAGCTGGGCTACGCCATGGCCAGCCCCAACGCCCTGGTCCTCTGGGAGGCGCAGTTTGGTGACTTCCACAACACGGCCCAGTGCATCATCGACCAGTTCATCAGCACGGGCCAGGCCAAGTGGGTTCGGCACAATGGCGTCGTGCTGCTGCTGCCCCACGGCATGGAGGGCATGGTGAGGGCCGTGGGGGCGGGCCCTGGCCGGCCTGGGAGAGGGCGGCTAGACCCTTGGCCACTTGCAGAGTTGAGGGCGGGTATGTGCCTCCCAGTCCCCCGGAACCACATGGGTCTGCAGGGTGGGGCCTGCGTGGGTCTGTGTCACCGCTGCTGAAGTTGGCGACACTACTGTTCTAGCAGTAGATGGAACGGACATGCCTGAGTGCCTGCTTTGTGCCGGGCTCTGTTTAAAACCTTCTCTGCGTGTTAACTCCTCCAGTCCTTACAACAACTTAAGGAGGTGGGACCTGTtcccactttccagatgaggaaactggggcacagagaggtggagtagcttgcctaaggtcacacagctagtagctggaatttgaacctatGTTGTCGGGGGAACCACAtgtgggggagaaggaggatgTGCAGGCCCTCAGGGAAGGGAGGAGCAGAGCATCAGGAGATGCCACCCTGGTGGGTGTGTAGCCTGACCAGGTGGAgcgtgggcagggctgtgctggCTGCAGTGGATGGCCACAAGGACCCGCTCAGCTTGGACTGCTCATGCGGTCAGGGATTGATCAGTACTGCTCAGAGTCAGGTCTCCCTGTGCCGTGCACTTTACACGCCATGTATAATCCTGTGGCATCCTCACAGCTGGACCAGGCAGTCAGTTCTGTTCCCGTTTCATGTGCGAGGGAGAAGGCCTGTGACTGCCCATGGTCTTCCAGCTGTAAGGGTGGCTGGCATCTCACTGGGTGGAGCTTGAGTCAGGCTGGTTGCGGAGGGTTGGGCTGGCCTGGCTGGTGCCTGTGGCCATGGGTCCTTGGGGCATCCCCACTACGGGAGGAGCAGGTCACCCCGTCCCACGAAGAGCCAGCTTGGAGGGCAGTGCGGGGGTTCTTGCTGCTCTTATGGAGCAGAGCAGCCACGTGGGCAAGGGTAGGTGTAGcagtcagacctgggtttgaatctgtcCCTTTCTGGCTGAGTGACCTTGAGGTTGTTTCTTAATCTCTTTGTCCCTGGCCTTCTTCATCTCCATCACAGGGCTGCTTTCACAAGATGAGAGAATAATCTGTGTGGGGTCCGTAGAGCTATGTCTGGCACACCATGGGCACATAGTAAACAGTCACTGCTGTAGGTCAGAACGTTCTAGAGAAGAGCATCTTGgcctttttgctttttccttctgcCCCACATGTTCACACATGGTGGCTCTGGCCGGACCCTCATCTGAGGGTACCTCCCTACTCTTGTCCCACATTCCTGGCGCTTTCCTGTGGTTGAGACTCCAGAGTGAGGGCatctcctccaagaagcccttTAGTCTCTCCCCCAAGCCCAGGGTCCCCGTCCTGTGTGACAGATCCCCAATCCCCCCCAAACTCCGGCCAGCCTGGGCCATCTGGCATTTGCTTCCAGGGCCCGGAGCACTCCTCAGCCAGGCCCGAGAGGTTCCTGCAAATGAGCAATGACGACTCGGACGCCTACCCGGTGAGTGTTGCCCGCCCTCCCCCAGGACAGGACTGCACGCTGCTGTGCCCAGCAAGGCCAGGGTGTGGATGCCACAGGCAGGCCACCTCCCAGCTGCGCCCTGCCCCTCCAGGCGTTCACCCAGGACTTCGAGGTGAGGCAGCTCTACGACTGCAACTGGATAGTGGTCAACTGCTCCACGCCGGCCAGCTACTTCCACGTGCTGCGCCGCCAGATCCTGCTGCCCTTCCGCAAGCCGGTGAGCCACCCGCCCTGTTCGTCACCGTGACCGTACAGGGGCCAAGTGCAGGGCACCCTGGCCAAGCAGGGGCGGCTGGCAGCCGGGCACGTGTTTCCCTTCCAGCTGATCATCTTCACACCCAAATCTCTGCTGAGGCACCCAGAGGCCAAGTCCAGCTTTGACCAAATGGTATCTGGTATGTGCCTGGGCGTGTTGGGGAGGCGGCTGATGGGGGGCCTGGTGGCCCATGTGTGGCCTCTGCTCCCGGGACTCTTCCGTTCTTGCCTCTGTCTGTGGCTCTGTTGGCC comes from the Balaenoptera ricei isolate mBalRic1 chromosome 16, mBalRic1.hap2, whole genome shotgun sequence genome and includes:
- the OGDHL gene encoding 2-oxoglutarate dehydrogenase-like, mitochondrial, which encodes MSQLRLLPSRLGAQASRLLATHGVQRFSWYSRSSGPPATFPNSKVGGGSSYMEEMYFAWLENPQSVHKSWDSFFQKASEEASYGPAQPRPLSVVPESRPAVLSRTKTSKLVEDHLAVQSLIRAYQIRGHHVAQLDPLGILDADLDSFVPSDLITTIDKLAFYDLREADLDKEFQLPTTTFIGGSENTLSLREIIRRLENTYCQHIGLEFMFINDVEQCQWIRQKFETPGVMQFSSEEKRTLLARLVRSMRFEDFLARKWSSEKRFGLEGCEVMIPALKTIIDKSSEMGIENVILGMPHRGRLNVLANVIRKDLEQIFCQFDPKLEAADEGSGDVKYHLGMYHERINRVTNRNITLSLVANPSHLEAVDPVVQGKTKAEQFYRGDAQGKKVMSVLVHGDAAFAGQGVVYETFHLSDLPSYTTNGTVHVVVNNQIGFTTDPRMARSSPYPTDVARVVNAPIFHVNADDPEAVIYVCSVAAEWRNTFNKDVVVDLVCYRRRGHNEMDEPMFTQPLMYKQIHRQVPVLKKYADKLIAEGAVTLQEFEEEIAKYDRICEEAFGRSKDKKILHIKHWLDSPWPGFFTVDGEPKSMTCPATGIPEDMLTHIGEVASSVPLEDFQIHTGLSRILRGRADMTRKRTVDWALAEYMAFGSLLKEGIHVRLSGQDVERGTFSHRHHVLHDQEVDRRTCVPMNHLWPDQAPYTVCNSSLSEYGVLGFELGYAMASPNALVLWEAQFGDFHNTAQCIIDQFISTGQAKWVRHNGVVLLLPHGMEGMGPEHSSARPERFLQMSNDDSDAYPAFTQDFEVRQLYDCNWIVVNCSTPASYFHVLRRQILLPFRKPLIIFTPKSLLRHPEAKSSFDQMVSGTSFQRVIPEDGAAAQAPGQVRRLIFCTGKVYYDLVKERSSQGLDQHVAITRLEQISPFPFDLIKREAEKYPGAELVWCQEEHKNMGYYDYISPRFMTILGRARPIWYVGRDPAAAPATGNRNTHLVSLKKFLDTAFNLQAFEGKTF